In Deferribacter autotrophicus, a single genomic region encodes these proteins:
- a CDS encoding type I restriction endonuclease subunit R: MTMPNLNENSIEQFAIDLLQSQGYDYAFGPDIAPDGVSPERRSFEEVILESRLKKALRIINPLIPEYALDDAIKQVKNLNFPELISNNEAFHRMITEGVRVSYQKNGEEKGDYVWLVDFKNPENNDFLVVNQFTVIENNVNKRPDIVLFINGLPLVVMELKNPADENATIKSAYNQIQTYKRTIPSLFNYNEILIISDGLEAKAGSLSAGFDRFMAWKSIDPVGPDLHVCPSKHTGEHTVGADLRVCPQKHTGEHIGSPLQSQLEILIKGLLNKNTLLDYIRFFIVFDKSKREDEKGQTMIQITKKIAAYHQYYAVNKAIESTIRAIGQNKQDNVLRESPASYGLPDVKTQAKGDKKAGVIWHTQGSGKSLSMVFYSGKIIQILNNPTIVVITDRNDLDDQLFDTFAASKQLLRQEPVQAESREHLKTLLKVASGGVVFTTIHKFWPDEGNIYETLSERDNIIVIVDEAHRTQYGFKAKINEGKGEIKYGFAKYLRDALPNATYIAFTGTPIEKTDRNTPAVFGNYIDIYDISNAVEDGVTVPIYYESRLVRVDIDEEGKRLIEEFEKELNEKGLSETEKAKTKWAKLEAIVGSKERVEQIAKDIVNHFEERLAVMEGKGMIVAMTRRIAVKLYNEIIKLRPDWHSDELKKGKIKLVMTVSSSDEPEIAKFYLTKEQRRILADRFKDPEDELKLVIVVDMWLTGFDVPCLHTMYIDKPMKGHTLMQAIARVNRVYKDKTGGLIVDYLGIAADLKEALKFYADSGGKGDPAKLQEEAMKIMLEKLEVVRDMFFGFDYKRYFNADTKEKLSIILEAANFILGLEDGKKRFIDAVTALSKAFAIAIPHPEALKIKEEVAFFQALKSRLIKFDSTGRGKSINEIETAIKQVIDKAMVSNEVIDVFDAAGLKKPDISILSDEFLEEIKEMKHQNIAIEVLKKIINDEIKGRIRKNLVKSKSLMESLEELIRKYNNKILTATQVIEELIALAKDIRASDKEPEEMGLSEYEYAFYCAVADNESARELMGKDKLRELAVVLYDRVKKNTSIDWTIRESARARLRVIVKRTLRKYGYPPDMQALATETVLKQAELIADEIVA, from the coding sequence ATAACCATGCCTAATCTAAACGAAAATTCCATTGAACAATTTGCCATCGACCTTCTTCAATCTCAAGGCTATGATTATGCCTTTGGTCCGGATATTGCACCTGATGGCGTGAGTCCTGAAAGAAGATCTTTTGAAGAAGTTATTTTAGAAAGCAGGTTAAAAAAGGCACTTAGAATTATAAATCCACTTATCCCTGAATATGCTCTTGATGATGCAATAAAGCAGGTAAAAAATCTTAATTTTCCTGAACTTATTTCCAACAATGAAGCCTTTCACCGTATGATTACAGAAGGGGTAAGGGTCAGTTATCAAAAGAATGGAGAGGAAAAAGGGGATTATGTCTGGCTTGTTGATTTTAAAAACCCTGAAAATAACGATTTTTTAGTTGTAAATCAGTTTACTGTAATTGAAAACAATGTAAATAAAAGGCCTGATATTGTGCTTTTTATAAACGGCTTACCTCTTGTTGTAATGGAGCTTAAAAATCCAGCAGATGAAAATGCAACCATTAAATCAGCATATAATCAGATTCAGACCTATAAAAGAACAATCCCTTCTCTATTTAACTACAACGAGATTTTGATTATTTCCGATGGGCTTGAGGCAAAGGCAGGAAGTCTATCCGCCGGATTTGACAGGTTTATGGCGTGGAAATCCATTGATCCCGTAGGGCCAGACCTGCATGTCTGCCCGTCAAAACACACGGGCGAACACACCGTAGGGGCAGACCTACGTGTCTGCCCGCAAAAACATACGGGCGAACACATAGGTTCGCCCCTACAGTCACAATTGGAAATTTTAATAAAGGGACTTTTAAATAAAAATACCCTTCTTGATTACATTAGATTTTTCATTGTTTTTGATAAATCAAAAAGGGAGGATGAAAAAGGGCAGACTATGATTCAGATAACAAAAAAGATAGCTGCATATCATCAGTATTATGCTGTAAACAAAGCGATTGAATCTACCATCAGGGCTATTGGACAAAATAAACAGGATAATGTTTTAAGGGAGTCTCCTGCCTCTTATGGTCTCCCTGATGTAAAAACTCAAGCAAAAGGAGATAAAAAAGCAGGTGTAATCTGGCATACGCAAGGGTCAGGTAAATCTTTATCAATGGTTTTTTATTCAGGAAAGATTATTCAGATTCTAAATAACCCAACGATTGTGGTAATTACAGATAGAAATGATCTTGATGACCAGCTTTTTGATACCTTTGCTGCATCAAAACAACTTTTAAGGCAGGAGCCGGTGCAGGCTGAAAGCAGAGAGCATTTAAAGACACTTTTAAAAGTTGCATCAGGTGGTGTGGTTTTTACAACAATTCATAAATTCTGGCCTGATGAGGGAAATATATATGAAACACTCTCTGAAAGAGACAATATTATTGTAATTGTTGATGAAGCACATAGGACTCAATACGGATTTAAGGCAAAAATTAATGAGGGAAAGGGTGAGATAAAATACGGTTTTGCAAAATATTTAAGGGATGCTCTGCCAAATGCAACCTACATTGCATTTACAGGAACTCCAATTGAGAAAACAGACAGAAATACTCCAGCTGTTTTTGGGAATTATATTGATATTTATGACATCTCCAACGCAGTTGAGGATGGTGTAACTGTCCCTATTTATTATGAAAGTAGGCTTGTAAGGGTAGATATTGATGAGGAAGGTAAAAGGTTAATTGAAGAATTTGAGAAAGAACTTAATGAAAAAGGTCTTTCTGAAACTGAAAAAGCAAAAACAAAATGGGCAAAATTAGAGGCTATTGTTGGCAGCAAAGAAAGAGTAGAGCAAATCGCAAAAGATATTGTAAATCATTTTGAAGAAAGACTTGCAGTAATGGAAGGCAAGGGAATGATTGTGGCTATGACAAGGAGAATTGCAGTTAAATTGTACAATGAGATAATAAAATTGCGGCCTGATTGGCATAGTGATGAACTTAAAAAAGGAAAAATAAAGCTTGTGATGACTGTATCATCTTCAGATGAGCCTGAAATTGCAAAATTCTATCTAACAAAGGAGCAAAGGAGAATACTTGCAGATAGATTTAAAGACCCTGAGGATGAGTTAAAATTAGTAATAGTTGTTGATATGTGGCTTACCGGCTTTGATGTGCCATGCCTTCACACAATGTATATTGATAAACCAATGAAGGGACATACCTTAATGCAGGCAATTGCAAGGGTAAACAGAGTTTATAAGGATAAAACAGGAGGCCTTATTGTTGATTATCTTGGAATTGCAGCAGATTTAAAGGAAGCGTTAAAGTTTTACGCTGATAGTGGTGGCAAAGGAGATCCTGCTAAACTTCAGGAAGAGGCTATGAAGATAATGCTTGAAAAGTTGGAAGTTGTAAGGGATATGTTTTTTGGTTTTGATTATAAAAGGTATTTTAATGCTGATACAAAAGAAAAACTTTCAATAATTCTTGAAGCAGCGAACTTTATTCTTGGGCTTGAAGATGGTAAAAAAAGGTTTATTGACGCAGTAACTGCTCTTTCAAAGGCGTTTGCAATTGCAATTCCTCACCCTGAAGCGCTTAAAATAAAAGAGGAAGTTGCTTTTTTCCAGGCATTAAAGTCAAGGCTTATAAAATTTGATAGCACAGGGAGAGGAAAATCTATAAATGAAATAGAAACAGCAATCAAACAGGTTATAGATAAGGCAATGGTTTCTAATGAAGTAATTGATGTTTTTGATGCTGCTGGGCTAAAAAAACCTGATATTTCTATATTATCTGATGAGTTTCTTGAAGAAATAAAAGAAATGAAACATCAAAATATTGCCATTGAGGTTTTGAAAAAAATTATAAACGATGAGATTAAGGGTAGAATTAGAAAAAATTTAGTAAAGAGCAAGTCCTTAATGGAATCATTAGAAGAGTTAATTCGTAAATACAATAATAAAATCTTAACTGCCACTCAGGTTATTGAGGAATTAATTGCACTTGCAAAAGATATAAGAGCAAGCGACAAAGAGCCCGAAGAGATGGGTCTTTCTGAATATGAGTATGCCTTTTACTGTGCGGTTGCAGATAATGAAAGTGCAAGAGAGCTTATGGGAAAAGATAAGTTAAGAGAGCTGGCAGTTGTTCTTTATGATAGGGTAAAGAAGAATACATCAATTGACTGGACAATAAGAGAAAGCGCAAGGGCAAGATTAAGGGTTATTGTAAAAAGAACTCTTCGTAAATACGGTTATCCCCCGGATATGCAGGCGCTTGCGACAGAAACTGTGCTAAAACAAGCAGAATTAATTGCCGACGAAATAGTAGCATGA
- a CDS encoding ATP-binding protein, with amino-acid sequence MKFYNREKELDLLKKAEQSSFESSFMTFIVGRRRVGKTRLIKEAYKDKKLLYFFVAKKSEKLLCEEYKGIIEGVLGKRIIGQLTNFKEIFEYLMSVGESEQINIAIDEFQEFQNINPSVYSDMQNIWDEYKPKSKVNLILSGSIYSLMSKIFEDSKEPLFGRADRKIVLEPFDVNTLKEIYADYAEFNAKDFVSFYAITGGMAKYIEILCKEKAMSLEKIIDMVFCDGSFFLAEGREVLIGEFGKDYHTYFSILSLVAGSKTFRSEIEGVLEKSVGGFLEKLEKNYRIIKRVQPVFSKPNARNVKYEIIDNFLSFWFMFVYKNLSAVEIKNFDYLKKYTLKYFDQFLGRKLEKYFKEKLASTNEYSMIGSYWDKKGENEIDIVAVNEMEKRALIAEVKLNKNKINLQELKEKSKKILRYLKGFKIEYKGFGLEDV; translated from the coding sequence GTGAAGTTTTACAATAGAGAAAAAGAGCTGGATTTATTGAAAAAAGCTGAGCAGAGCTCTTTTGAAAGCTCATTTATGACTTTTATTGTAGGAAGAAGAAGGGTAGGTAAAACAAGGCTTATCAAAGAAGCTTATAAGGATAAAAAACTATTATACTTTTTTGTGGCGAAAAAAAGTGAGAAACTGTTATGTGAAGAATATAAAGGAATAATCGAAGGTGTACTTGGTAAAAGAATCATTGGTCAGCTAACCAACTTTAAGGAGATTTTTGAGTATTTAATGAGTGTTGGTGAGTCAGAGCAGATAAATATTGCGATTGATGAATTTCAGGAATTTCAAAATATAAATCCTTCTGTGTATTCTGATATGCAAAATATCTGGGATGAATATAAGCCTAAAAGTAAGGTGAATTTAATCTTGAGCGGCTCAATTTACTCTTTAATGTCAAAAATATTTGAAGATTCTAAAGAGCCTTTGTTTGGCAGAGCTGATAGAAAGATTGTGTTAGAGCCTTTTGATGTGAATACATTGAAAGAGATTTATGCTGATTATGCAGAATTTAATGCTAAAGATTTTGTGTCATTTTATGCAATTACCGGTGGGATGGCAAAGTATATTGAAATCTTGTGCAAAGAAAAAGCAATGAGCTTAGAAAAAATCATTGATATGGTCTTTTGTGATGGTTCTTTTTTCTTGGCTGAGGGGCGAGAAGTGTTAATAGGGGAGTTTGGCAAAGATTATCATACCTATTTTTCGATACTGTCTTTAGTTGCTGGCTCTAAAACCTTTCGCAGTGAAATTGAAGGGGTTTTGGAAAAAAGTGTGGGAGGTTTTTTGGAAAAGCTGGAGAAAAATTATCGAATTATCAAAAGGGTGCAGCCTGTTTTTTCAAAACCAAATGCGAGAAATGTAAAATATGAGATAATTGATAATTTTTTAAGTTTTTGGTTTATGTTCGTTTATAAGAATTTATCAGCAGTTGAGATAAAGAACTTTGATTATTTGAAAAAATACACATTGAAATATTTTGACCAATTTTTAGGAAGAAAGTTGGAGAAATACTTCAAAGAAAAGCTTGCATCAACAAATGAGTATTCAATGATTGGCTCATATTGGGATAAAAAAGGTGAGAATGAAATCGATATCGTTGCTGTAAATGAAATGGAAAAAAGAGCATTAATTGCAGAAGTAAAACTAAACAAAAACAAAATAAATTTGCAGGAATTAAAGGAAAAATCAAAAAAAATCTTGAGGTATTTAAAAGGTTTTAAAATTGAGTATAAAGGATTTGGTTTAGAAGATGTTTGA
- a CDS encoding PAN domain-containing protein, giving the protein MKNIFKFLILVLLFHSISFANEAPVNDLIYHYFQAIQNKDLQTINRLFINQNPNRIKAYNAVFQATDQRINSIKIKNVKIFGNKGIVEVDADFLIISKVIPDSFNYQENQVFLLEKNSFNQWKIAKIITKEDFNLIIKNYFLKKGFEPLKEVTKVDFSYNTAESGEDFLNDGSYLNISGKWKTDFGILIITQNGNKIYGTYPHDSGKIEGTLNGNVLNCIWKEAPTYKPYNDAGECYFIFSRDGKKFTGKWRYGFNKSVWNGNWNGIKISDGSNIPNNTQIQTGDTSTSNMEYNTDRPGLDYKNFNLPANDPKLCKQVCDNDPKCKAWTFVKPNTIQGPNPRCWLKYAVPNPIKSNCCISGIKKQADMANAESWFKNWKIIKSLNSNIAGSNEKFGWKYPVRKIGDAMPPEGAKGAALYLHPISQTEPTHLQGHYHVSSNKKSLMFRVAGNKNGDWLMEVRVNGIKAFERVVDGKKWYELTIPLQKYYGQDITVDLFIKANGWFFEYAFIDEITLVNTQSIGPYGIEYNTDRPGFDYKNFDLPQNNALLCKQACDNDPKCKAWTFIKPNTIQGPNPRCWLKYAVPKPVLNTYCVSGVKNNTNNPSSNNNNVINDKHIYDDFNSFNNKLWIPLEWQTLNKAPNKITLYNGILDLKCNITDRSGFLASKPIKINRDEIITIKRRVKVHYANQYFEGGIWFYQTDKPEIVMPQNKATWLSAFGKQLFNVTYYNYYYEKPGVRQYVPAKHGFVISGLDWRNKKNYVVFPPIWDKWFEEEIVYDPGSNTAIYKINGQIGKVFTANMDKPYIRFIMHSYGWYTGHDIQIDWIKIDITKKENSAHNYNSNNLKMVNNSTFSIEQCAAYQFKNDYITKQIPNYLDKNIKTVYVTCKINNTPANTVLTAQWYYYDSDNSKIFILDYPYKIPQPNYTGYVTFNLEMPPEKIWPSGKYEVVITKDSNILKKINFYFK; this is encoded by the coding sequence ATGAAAAATATTTTTAAATTTTTAATTTTAGTACTTTTGTTTCATAGTATAAGTTTTGCAAATGAAGCACCAGTAAATGATTTGATTTATCATTATTTCCAAGCAATTCAAAACAAAGACCTACAAACAATAAACAGATTGTTTATAAATCAAAATCCAAACCGAATAAAGGCATACAATGCAGTGTTTCAAGCTACTGATCAAAGAATAAACAGTATTAAAATAAAAAATGTCAAAATTTTTGGAAATAAAGGGATAGTAGAAGTGGATGCAGATTTTCTCATAATCAGCAAAGTAATCCCTGACAGCTTTAACTATCAAGAAAACCAGGTTTTCTTACTGGAAAAAAATAGTTTTAACCAGTGGAAAATTGCCAAAATAATAACTAAGGAAGATTTTAACTTGATAATAAAAAATTACTTTCTAAAAAAAGGGTTTGAGCCTTTAAAAGAAGTTACAAAGGTTGATTTTTCATACAACACTGCAGAATCAGGTGAAGACTTTCTTAACGACGGTTCATATCTAAACATCTCTGGTAAATGGAAAACCGATTTTGGAATTTTAATAATAACTCAAAACGGTAATAAGATTTACGGCACTTACCCACACGATAGTGGCAAAATTGAAGGGACATTAAACGGCAATGTATTAAACTGTATATGGAAAGAAGCCCCCACATATAAGCCTTATAACGATGCTGGAGAATGCTATTTCATTTTCTCAAGAGATGGAAAAAAGTTTACAGGAAAATGGAGATACGGTTTTAACAAAAGTGTATGGAATGGAAACTGGAATGGGATAAAAATTTCTGATGGTTCTAACATACCAAATAACACACAAATTCAAACAGGTGACACTTCAACATCTAATATGGAGTATAATACAGACAGACCTGGGTTAGATTATAAAAATTTTAACTTACCAGCAAATGATCCAAAATTGTGTAAACAGGTCTGTGATAATGATCCAAAGTGTAAAGCATGGACCTTTGTCAAACCAAATACGATTCAAGGACCAAACCCAAGATGCTGGCTTAAATATGCTGTGCCAAACCCGATAAAATCAAACTGCTGTATATCAGGAATAAAGAAACAGGCAGATATGGCAAATGCTGAAAGCTGGTTTAAAAACTGGAAAATTATTAAATCATTAAATTCCAATATAGCTGGTAGCAACGAAAAGTTTGGCTGGAAATATCCTGTAAGAAAGATTGGTGATGCAATGCCACCAGAGGGAGCAAAAGGAGCCGCACTCTATTTACATCCCATTTCACAAACAGAACCAACTCATCTGCAAGGACATTATCATGTAAGTTCTAACAAAAAGTCTCTAATGTTTAGAGTAGCAGGCAACAAAAATGGCGATTGGCTAATGGAAGTAAGGGTTAATGGAATAAAAGCATTTGAAAGGGTAGTGGATGGAAAGAAATGGTATGAGTTAACAATTCCGCTTCAAAAATATTATGGTCAAGATATTACAGTAGATCTTTTCATAAAAGCTAATGGCTGGTTTTTTGAGTATGCTTTTATAGATGAAATAACACTTGTTAATACACAATCCATAGGGCCTTATGGCATCGAATACAATACTGATAGACCCGGATTTGATTATAAAAATTTTGATCTCCCACAAAATAACGCCCTTTTGTGTAAACAGGCCTGTGATAATGATCCAAAATGTAAGGCTTGGACATTTATTAAACCAAATACAATTCAAGGACCAAACCCAAGATGCTGGCTAAAATATGCTGTACCAAAACCTGTACTTAATACTTATTGTGTCTCAGGTGTCAAAAACAATACAAACAACCCTTCAAGTAATAATAACAATGTTATTAATGATAAACATATCTATGATGATTTCAATAGCTTTAATAATAAGTTGTGGATCCCATTAGAATGGCAAACATTGAACAAAGCACCTAATAAAATCACATTATACAACGGAATTCTTGATTTAAAATGCAACATTACGGATAGAAGCGGATTTTTAGCTTCAAAACCTATAAAAATTAATAGAGATGAAATAATAACGATTAAAAGAAGAGTAAAAGTACATTATGCTAATCAATATTTTGAAGGAGGAATATGGTTTTATCAAACAGATAAACCTGAAATAGTTATGCCACAAAATAAGGCCACTTGGTTAAGCGCCTTTGGAAAACAACTGTTTAATGTCACATATTATAATTACTATTATGAAAAGCCCGGTGTAAGACAGTACGTCCCTGCAAAGCACGGTTTTGTAATCTCCGGCTTAGACTGGAGAAACAAAAAAAATTATGTCGTATTTCCACCAATATGGGACAAATGGTTTGAAGAAGAAATAGTTTATGATCCTGGCTCAAATACAGCCATTTACAAAATAAATGGTCAGATTGGAAAAGTTTTTACTGCAAACATGGATAAACCGTACATAAGGTTTATTATGCATTCTTACGGTTGGTATACAGGTCATGACATCCAAATAGATTGGATAAAAATTGATATAACCAAAAAAGAAAATTCTGCACATAATTATAATAGCAATAATTTAAAAATGGTAAACAATAGTACATTTTCTATCGAGCAATGTGCAGCTTACCAATTTAAAAATGATTATATAACTAAACAAATTCCAAATTATTTGGATAAAAATATTAAAACTGTTTATGTCACATGCAAAATCAATAATACTCCAGCTAACACTGTCTTAACAGCCCAATGGTATTATTATGATTCTGATAATTCAAAAATTTTTATATTAGATTACCCCTACAAAATTCCTCAACCTAATTATACTGGATACGTAACCTTTAATCTTGAAATGCCCCCTGAAAAAATATGGCCTTCTGGTAAATATGAAGTTGTAATAACCAAAGACAGCAATATCTTAAAAAAAATTAATTTTTATTTCAAATAG
- a CDS encoding NCS2 family permease, whose translation MLERLFKLKENNTDVKTEIIAGITTFMTMAYIIFVNPAILSKTGMDFGAVMMATVLAAGLSTILMGLLVNYPFALAPGMGLNAYFTFTVVMQMGYSWQTALGAVFLSGVIFLFLTFIKVRQIIVYSIPDSIKVATAGGIGLFITLIGMKEAGIVVDNPATLVSLGNITEHSPLLTIIGVIIIGALIARRVRGAILIGILFIWILGVVLGFAKFKGIVGMPPDITPVLFKLDIKNALNIGFFGIIFAFLFVDLFDTTGTLVGVAKQGGFIKENGEFPKVNKALTVDAIGTVAGSLLGTSTVTTYIESASGIAEGGRTGLTAVTTGILFLLSMFIAPLAESIPPFATAPALIIVGVLMLKTVTKINWDDFTEALPAFIVMVSMPFSYSIATGIALGFIFYPLTKLLAGRAKEVSLPVWILAVIFIARFIYLGAG comes from the coding sequence ATGCTGGAAAGATTGTTTAAACTAAAAGAAAATAATACCGATGTAAAAACTGAGATCATAGCCGGCATCACCACATTTATGACAATGGCTTATATCATTTTCGTAAATCCGGCTATCCTTTCCAAAACTGGTATGGATTTTGGCGCTGTAATGATGGCCACAGTACTTGCAGCAGGTTTATCCACTATATTAATGGGGTTGTTGGTTAATTATCCTTTTGCATTAGCTCCTGGGATGGGTCTCAATGCATACTTTACATTTACCGTAGTTATGCAGATGGGTTATTCCTGGCAAACTGCTCTTGGTGCAGTGTTTTTATCAGGTGTTATCTTCCTTTTTTTAACTTTTATAAAAGTGAGACAAATAATTGTTTATTCGATTCCTGACAGTATAAAAGTGGCCACAGCAGGCGGTATAGGATTATTTATCACTTTAATAGGAATGAAAGAAGCAGGTATTGTTGTGGATAATCCTGCTACTCTTGTTTCTCTGGGCAACATTACCGAGCATTCTCCACTACTCACCATAATAGGTGTAATAATAATAGGAGCACTTATAGCAAGAAGAGTACGTGGTGCCATTCTGATAGGAATTTTATTTATATGGATTTTAGGGGTTGTTTTAGGGTTTGCAAAATTCAAAGGTATTGTTGGGATGCCGCCTGATATTACACCGGTATTATTTAAACTTGATATAAAAAATGCATTAAATATAGGATTTTTTGGGATAATTTTTGCATTCCTATTTGTAGACCTTTTTGATACTACTGGTACACTGGTGGGTGTTGCAAAACAGGGTGGCTTTATAAAGGAAAATGGGGAGTTTCCAAAAGTAAATAAAGCACTAACTGTTGATGCAATAGGTACAGTTGCCGGCAGTTTATTGGGGACTTCAACGGTGACAACTTATATTGAAAGTGCCTCTGGCATTGCCGAAGGTGGTAGAACAGGGCTTACAGCTGTTACTACCGGAATTCTGTTTTTACTTTCTATGTTTATTGCCCCACTTGCAGAATCAATCCCACCTTTTGCCACTGCACCGGCTTTAATTATAGTGGGAGTATTGATGCTTAAAACAGTTACAAAAATAAATTGGGACGATTTTACAGAGGCATTACCTGCTTTCATAGTCATGGTGTCTATGCCATTTTCATATAGTATTGCTACCGGAATTGCTTTAGGTTTCATATTTTATCCGTTAACAAAATTGCTAGCTGGTAGGGCTAAAGAAGTGTCTTTGCCGGTATGGATTCTTGCAGTAATATTTATAGCTAGGTTTATCTATCTGGGAGCAGGCTAA
- the ade gene encoding adenine deaminase, protein MDLVLKNVRIPDFNNLKFEKVNIGIKGNVIAKISSDTISGKETIDCKNGILSPGLIDCHCHIESSYLIPSLFGNIVAGYGTLYVVADCHEISNVAGKKGLEFFIENSKLSACHIFYAVPSCVPATDFATSGGRLDTNDILDLLENDRVVSLGELMNIPAVLNRDENVLKIIEKAKGLNKRVNGHAPKLRGDSLKSYFSIGIDDDHENEEYDEIAEKISAGAHIFLREGSAEHSHPNAYKAIEDFPEKIMFCTDDKTLNDILESGHINYHLKKAVKNGINPVLALKTASYNGLMYYGLDKYAEVKEGNIANLVLFNGEMEFKPELTIINGKPLQETFEIGKIPDYLLNSFKISKITDAPKIDEKVKHICIKANDKSLITDKVSVDKNAPEFDLENDLLKLVVFERYGHGYQSAARITGFGLKKGAIASSLAHDCHNIIAIGTSDYAIQKVVNAIIENKGGLALFDENTVYTVPLNVGGIVSAQNPYDLAKKLSTIKEKAKLICQDLTDPISTLTFMALEVIPHLKLTDRGLFDVDKFGYV, encoded by the coding sequence GTGGATCTTGTTTTAAAAAATGTAAGAATACCTGATTTTAACAATTTAAAATTTGAGAAAGTAAATATTGGAATTAAAGGTAATGTAATTGCCAAAATTTCGTCCGACACAATATCGGGTAAAGAAACTATTGACTGCAAAAACGGTATACTTTCACCAGGTCTTATAGACTGCCATTGCCATATTGAAAGCTCTTATCTCATACCTTCACTGTTTGGTAACATCGTAGCAGGCTATGGCACACTATACGTTGTAGCTGATTGTCATGAAATTTCAAATGTGGCAGGTAAAAAAGGGTTGGAATTTTTTATAGAAAACAGCAAATTATCAGCATGTCACATCTTTTATGCTGTACCATCTTGTGTGCCTGCCACAGATTTTGCCACATCCGGTGGTAGGCTAGATACAAACGATATCTTAGATCTCCTAGAAAATGACAGGGTTGTTTCCCTCGGTGAACTTATGAACATTCCTGCCGTTTTAAATCGAGATGAAAATGTATTAAAAATAATTGAAAAGGCTAAGGGACTGAACAAAAGAGTAAATGGTCATGCTCCAAAGCTAAGAGGTGATTCGCTGAAATCATATTTTTCCATTGGCATTGATGATGATCACGAAAACGAAGAATATGATGAAATTGCAGAAAAAATCTCAGCGGGAGCACATATATTTTTAAGAGAAGGTTCTGCCGAACATTCACATCCTAATGCTTATAAAGCCATAGAAGATTTTCCAGAAAAAATAATGTTTTGCACTGATGACAAGACATTGAATGATATTTTGGAAAGCGGACATATTAACTATCATCTGAAAAAGGCAGTGAAAAATGGTATTAATCCTGTATTGGCATTAAAAACCGCTTCTTACAACGGACTTATGTATTATGGTTTAGATAAATACGCAGAGGTAAAAGAAGGAAACATTGCAAATTTAGTGCTGTTCAATGGAGAAATGGAATTTAAGCCAGAACTTACCATAATAAATGGTAAACCACTTCAAGAGACTTTTGAAATAGGAAAGATACCCGATTATTTACTCAATTCCTTTAAAATTAGTAAAATAACGGATGCTCCTAAAATTGATGAAAAGGTTAAACATATCTGTATAAAGGCAAATGACAAAAGTTTGATTACTGACAAAGTATCGGTTGATAAAAACGCGCCTGAATTTGATTTGGAAAATGATCTGTTAAAACTTGTAGTTTTCGAAAGATACGGTCACGGTTATCAATCAGCTGCAAGAATAACTGGGTTTGGGTTGAAAAAGGGGGCAATTGCCTCCTCTTTGGCCCATGATTGTCACAATATTATCGCTATCGGTACTTCGGATTATGCCATTCAAAAAGTGGTAAATGCTATTATCGAAAATAAAGGAGGACTGGCACTTTTTGATGAAAATACCGTTTATACGGTACCTTTGAATGTGGGAGGGATTGTATCTGCTCAAAATCCTTATGACCTTGCTAAAAAATTATCAACAATTAAAGAAAAAGCAAAATTGATTTGCCAAGATTTAACAGATCCCATTTCCACTCTCACATTTATGGCACTGGAGGTTATTCCTCATCTTAAACTGACTGATAGGGGATTGTTTGATGTGGATAAATTCGGTTATGTGTAA